In Clostridiisalibacter paucivorans DSM 22131, the genomic stretch ATCTCACCCATTACTGTCTTGATACATGTTTTCTTGAAACCTTTATTTCTATATATCTTCTTATCTCTTTCTTTCATTAGCTCATCATCTAGTTGATTAAGTAGCTCTGTGATTATTTCACATGCCTGACGGCAAACAAATTCATAAATCCTTTTCTCTAAATCCTTGAAATTTATATCCATTTCCTTTAAACTTATCTTATACATGTAATCACCTAACTTTCTAGTTTTCTTCGCAGATACTATTATATTGGATGATGCATGTATATGAAAGATGCCTTAAGGCATCTTTTTTATTTTTTGTCCTTTTTGCCTACTAAAATTATACTCTAAGATATGGTTATTAGTCCTCTTTTGTATAATATAAAACTCTACCACAATTATCACAATAATTTACTTTATTAGAATGTTTGATCTTAGAAAGAGTTGATAGGGGTATAGCCATATGACATCCTGTACATTTATCTCCCTCTACTCTCACTACTACTCTTCCTTTTCTCTTTTTTGCATCTGTATATTTTTTCAGTAAACTATCATCTAATTTATTTTTTATATTTAAGATTAATTCCTCTTGTCTTTCTATTGTAACCTTTAGATCCTCAATATTTATTTTAATTTCTTTTTTTCTCTTTTCTAAAGTATCTCTAATTTCCAAATATTCTCTATGTAGATTGTCTATATCTTCGCTATTTTTATCTACTTTTTCCATAAGTTCAAGGATTTCATCTTCTATTTTCATAGCCTTCTCTTTAATCTCATCCTGCTCATTTTTTATTGCCTCTAATTGCTTTATATTGGATATTTTTCCTCCATATAATTTATTTTCTAATCTTTTAAAATCAAAATTAATATGTTTTAACTTATTGTTTAATCTCTGCATCTTTGCATTGTCTACTTCAACCTGAGTTTTTTTATTTATTAGATCATACTCTAATTCTTTTAATCTAACAGTTAATTTTTCTATATTTTTTTCTTGTTCTAAATCTAGTAATTCTTTCTTATATTGTTCAAGCTTTAAGTCATAATCTTGTAACTTCCATAACAATTCTAGCTGACCCATATTTACCCCTCCCCTTTATAAAGGAAAATTTAAACGTATAGAGTAGATTATATAATCTACTCTATAATATATTATATGGAGAACAATCATCCTTATCAGAAATAATTATATTTATGTCTTCGTCTATAATTTTTTCTAATCTAGACTTTAGCTCTGGTAAGACTGTTTTTTCAGTATAATAATGACCTGCATCTATGAGAGCTAAATTTCTTTCCATGGCATTTTGAGCATCGTGATACTTTATGTCTGATGTAATATAGACATCTGCACCTTTATTATGGGCATCAGATATAAAATCTGCACCACTTCCTCCACATACTGCTACTTTTTTTATGTCTTTAGATATATTACCATAAAATTTTAATCCCTTAGATCCCAATATATTTTTTATATTATTGGCAAAGTCCCATAAACTCACCTTAGTTTTCATCTCTCCAATCCTACCTAGTCCCCACTCTTGTCCTTTGTTTTCTAAAGGATATATGTCATATGCAACTTCTTCATATGGATGAGATTTTATCATAGCATTTAATACATTATTTAGCCTATTATGGGGCACTATTGTTTCTATCCTCACTTCATTTACTTTTTCCACTACACCTTCTTTTCCTATATATGGATTTGTGTTTTCTCTAGGCATAAATGTCCCAAATCCATTTATATTATATGTACAATGACTATAGTTGCCTATCCATCCTGCCCCTTTATTACTGATAGCATCTCTTACCATTTCACCATGGGATTCCGGTACAAATACCACAATTTTATATGATTTTTCTCTTCTAGTGACCTTAAGGACTTGCGTATTTTCTAAATCCAATAGTTTAGCCAATACATCGTTTACACCTTCATTTGCAATATCTAAATTTGTATGAGCAGCAAACAATGCTACATTATTTTTTATGAGTTTATATATTATATTACCTCTATATGTATTTGAAGATATACTTTTTATGCCTTTAAATATAAAAGGATGATGAGTTATTATTAAATCTACATTGTTTTTTATTGCCTCATCTACTACATTATCTACAGCATTTAATGCCAATAGTATTTTTTTTATATCTTTATTTTCATCTCCAATTTGTAATCCACAATTATCCCATGACTCTGATAATATAGGCGGTGCTATTGAATTCATAATATCTATTAAATCACTTAATATCATAAAAGATTTTTCACTCCCTCAATTCTTTTATATCTATTCATTACTTCTTTATATTTTTTATTTGCCCTATATGATTTTTTCCCTTCTAAATCAATTAATATCTTTTCCAAAATTTTTAATCTCTTTTCTAAAAATTTTTCTAAAAGTGGATCTTTATTTTCAATAAGCTTTTTTCCTATTTCTAAGTATAGTGTGTCTTCTAAATCTGTTTTTCCATGACTTGCTACAATTATCTCATATATCCTATCCTCTTCTTGTGCTAACTTTTCTTCTATTATTTTAAATCCATTTTCATATAGGTATTTCCGTAAATCTATAGATGCAACCATGGGTTGAAATATAAACGTATCTATAGATTCAGCTACATGAAATGAGTCCTTTAAAATATCCTCTATAAGAACTCCCCCCATTCCTGCTATTATAGCCATATTCACTTCATCTTTTTCTATTACTTTTAATCCTGAACCTAGTCTAATATCTATATATTTTTCAAATTTTTTCTTTTGTACATATTTTTTAGCACTCTCTAATGGCCCTTCATTTATGTCTGATGCTATTATATCTCTACTTATATTATTTTCTACTAAATATACAGGTATATATCCATGATCAGTACCTACATCAATTATTTTTTTATTTTCTGGAACTAAATCTGCTATAGCCTGCAATCTGGGAGATAATTTCATATTCATCACCTTGTTCTGTATTTAGAATTTATTTGGAAAATTCACCAAATCCTCTATTAAATGCAAAAATGCTCTATACGAGCATTTTTACTCTAAAAAATCTTTCAATTTTTTACTTCTGCTAGGGTGTCTTAACTTTCTCAATGCCTTAGCTTCAATCTGTCTAATTCTTTCTCTAGTAACATCAAATTCTCTTCCAACTTCTTCTAATGTTCTTGCTCTTCCATCATCTAATCCAAATCTAAGTCTAAGTACTTTTTGTTCTCTTTGGGTAAGAGTATCTAAAACTTCTACCAATTGCTCTTTAAGCATTGTAAATGTTGCAGCCTCTGATGGTGCTTGTGCATCATCATCTGGTATAAAATCACCTAAATGACTATCTTCTTCCTCTCCTATAGGAGTTTCTAGAGAAACGGGTTCTTGGGCTATTTTTATTATTTCCCTGACCTTTTCTTCATCTAAATTCATTTCCTTAGCTATCTCTTCTGGCAATGGCTCCCTTCCCAATTCTTGCAATAATTGTCTTGACACTCTAATTAATTTATTTATAGTTTCTACCATATGAACTGGTATCCTTATAGTCCTAGCCTGATCTGCAATAGCTCTAGTTATGGCCTGTCGTATCCACCATGTAGCATAAGTACTAAATTTATACCCTTTCCTATAATCAAATTTTTCTACTGCTTTAATAAGGCCCATATTTCCTTCTTGTATTAGGTCTAAAAACAACATCCCTCTCCCTACGTATCTTTTGGCTATACTGACAACTAGCCTAAGATTGGCCTCTGCTAACTTTCTCTTACTTCTTTCATCACCTTGTTCCATGCTTTTAGCTAATTCTATTTCTTCTTCAGCAGTCAACAATGGTACTTTTCCTATTTCTTTTAAATACATCCTTACTGGATCATCTACACTAATACCCTTAGGTACAGTCAATACATTTTCAGTACTTTCATCCTCTGCATTATCAGTATCACTTTTTTCCAAAAGAATATCATCATCCTTGTCACCAACAATATCTATACCCATGTCTTCAAGACTTTGATATATCTCATCTATTTGTTCAGAAGATAGTTCTATATTTTCCAAAGTATCCATAATTTCTTTATAGGTCAACATGCCTTTTTTCTTTCCTCTGTCAATGAGTCCTTTAACCACTTCTATGCCCTTCTTATTATCTTTTTTATTAATACCCATTTATTTCCCCTCCTTTCAGCAAAACTATTGGTGCAATTTCAATTCTTTGTCTATATTTATGAGTTGTAAGCATATACTTTTGAATTTTTCAACATCCCCTTCACTCTTTGAATCCATCAAGTCTATTTCCTTTAGTCGCTCTTTAAGTGCTACTTTTTTATTCTCCAATTTTTTAATCTTTACTGTTTTTATAAAATCCTCAAGTACTTTATTTTTTTGACTAGCATCTATATTAATTTGTGTATTATAAATATTTTCTAAAGTTCCAATTAAATTATCGTTTAATACTTTTTCAAAAGTTTTAAACAAAAACTCTTCATTTTCATAATATTCATATAATCTTTCAGCTATTTTTTTATATTCCTCAGTTATAAAATCTTCTGGAGAAATTTGTGTCTTTACAGACTCATATATATTTTTATCTTTACATATAAGGTATAGTAAATTTTTTTCTGCTATAGTATATCCTGGCTCTAATCTATTTATCACTGGTTTTATTCTATCTTTATTATTATCTCTATTATTTTTATTTATATACTTGTCCTTATAATTTCTTATTGGTAAATACTTAAGCTCTTCTTTAATAGAATCTTTAGATACCTTAGTTTCTTTTGATATTTTATCTAAATATACATCTCTTTCAACAGGACTTTTTATCTTTTTTAATTCAGTTACTATTTCCTTTATAAAATCTATTCTTCCTTCTGAAATATTCAAGTCATGCCTTTCTTTATAAAGCTGTATTTTGAAGTCCATATATGGAAGGGCATTTGACATTGTCTCATAAAATCTTTCTAAACCAAATTTATTTATAAACTCATCTGGATCTTTGGCATCTTTCAATACAATTACTTTAGCCTCTACATCTTCTTTTTTTAATATTTCTAATGCCCTATTAGTGGCCTTTTTACCTGCTTCATCAGAATCATAGCAGAGATATACGTCTTTTCCATATCTCTTTATGAGTTTAACTTGATTCTCAGTTAAAGAAGTTCCCAAAGATGCCACCGAACTCCTTATGCCATATTTATATAAAGAAATAACATCCATATAGCCTTCCACTAATATTACATCTTTTCCTCTAGCATACTTTTTTAATATATTTATGCCATAAAGGTTATATCCTTTATTGAATATTGGACTATCAGATGAATTTAAATATTTAGGTTGACCATTTTTTTCAATAATCCTTCCACCAAAACCTACTACAGAACCTCTATTGTTTATTATAGGAAAAATTATTCTATCTCTAAATCTATCAAAATAACCACTCTTATCCTTTCGCTGTATTATTAAACCCAGAGAATGTATATCTTTTATTTTATATCCCTTATGCAACAAATATTCTAAAAGTCCACTCCAATCTGGTAATGCATATCCTAACCCATAGCTTTTAATTACACTTTCATCTATTCCCCTTTCTCTTATATAACTTAACGCCTTTTTATTGTTCTGTAGATTTTCATAAAAATACTTTGCTGAATCTTTATTTATATTAAATAAAAGCTTATTTCTATCTTCTAACTCTTTATTTCTTTTAGTCTTTTTAGTTTCAATATCTATATTCACTCTACTAGCCAGTAGATTCAATGTATCTACAAAATCCATATTCAAGTGCTTCATAATAAAAGTTATTACATTGCCTCCTTCTCCACAACCAAAACAATGGAAAATTTGTTTGTTTGGAGAAACCATAAAAGAAGGGGTCTTTTCATTATGAAATGGACAAATTCCTTTATAATTTGAGCCTGTCCTTGTTAGATCTACATATTCTGATATCACATCCACGATATCGTTTTTTTCTCTTATTTCATCTATCATTTCATCATCAAAATTATATGGCATATTAACCACCTTAATATATTTTCAACAATTTTCTTTGTTTTCCTTCATTTTTATTATTTTTTTCAGTCTAATCTTTAATTATACTTTTTTCAATCAACTTTGTCAAATTCAACTGAAAATGAACATCATCTTGTTCCTTTCTTTTACTAGGACCTTTTATATTAGTTTTATTACTTCTTTTTAATTTCATAGTCAAATGCCTTCTCATCATCAACTCATCAATATTTTCTTCATTATATATATATCCATTAAAAGATATACAGTAACAATTCTTACCTAAAACCATAGCTGCTAAACCATGATCAGACGTAACAACTATATCTCCTCCTTCAGATATATTAGCTATTCTAATATCAGCAGATTGAGAGCTATTGTCTACTAATATCTTTTTTATGTTATTTGCTGAAATATTAATTTCATGATTTATATTTACCACAAATATAACTTCCAAATTATAATCTTTACTAACTTTTACTATAATATCTTTTACTGGACAAGAGTCACTATCCACTATAATTTTCATACCTAATCAACACCTTTTTTGGACTCGGAGTAATTATTTCGACAAAAAGTTATATATTCCTTCTTTTTTTGTATTTTTTTTAATATAATCTCCAAGGTCTTGGTACAAAAATCTCTTTAAATAGGTTTATTGCATATCGGTCAGTCATCCCTGCAATATAGTCACACACTACATCTTCCTTGTTTTGATCTTTCTCTCTATATTCATTAGGAATACTATCAAACTTTTTCATATAATACGAATAAAGCTCCTCTAATATATATTGAGCTTTATCATCTTCTTTTTTTGCTTCTCTATTAAAATATAGATTTTCAAACATGAATTGTCTTAATTTATCAGTATAATATTTAATTCCTTTGCTCATTTGAATATTCGACATATCTAGACTATTTTCTATAATGTCAGATATCATAGTATTTATTCTTTCCCCATGGCTATACCCTAATGCCTCAATGCAGTCTTTAGGCAATTTATCTATATGAAGTATATCAGCCCTTATTGCATCATCTATATCATGATTTATATATGCTATCCTATCAGCAAATCTCACTAATTTACCTTCTAACGTCATAGGTTTATCTTCCCCTGTATGTTTTAAAATCCCGTCTCTCACCTCTAGTGTAAGGTTTAATCCCCTATCTTCTTTTCTGAATTCTAAAAAATCTACAACCCTTAGGCTTTG encodes the following:
- a CDS encoding Nif3-like dinuclear metal center hexameric protein, translated to MILSDLIDIMNSIAPPILSESWDNCGLQIGDENKDIKKILLALNAVDNVVDEAIKNNVDLIITHHPFIFKGIKSISSNTYRGNIIYKLIKNNVALFAAHTNLDIANEGVNDVLAKLLDLENTQVLKVTRREKSYKIVVFVPESHGEMVRDAISNKGAGWIGNYSHCTYNINGFGTFMPRENTNPYIGKEGVVEKVNEVRIETIVPHNRLNNVLNAMIKSHPYEEVAYDIYPLENKGQEWGLGRIGEMKTKVSLWDFANNIKNILGSKGLKFYGNISKDIKKVAVCGGSGADFISDAHNKGADVYITSDIKYHDAQNAMERNLALIDAGHYYTEKTVLPELKSRLEKIIDEDINIIISDKDDCSPYNIL
- a CDS encoding UPF0236 family transposase-like protein encodes the protein MYKISLKEMDINFKDLEKRIYEFVCRQACEIITELLNQLDDELMKERDKKIYRNKGFKKTCIKTVMGE
- a CDS encoding YaiI/YqxD family protein, translated to MKIIVDSDSCPVKDIIVKVSKDYNLEVIFVVNINHEINISANNIKKILVDNSSQSADIRIANISEGGDIVVTSDHGLAAMVLGKNCYCISFNGYIYNEENIDELMMRRHLTMKLKRSNKTNIKGPSKRKEQDDVHFQLNLTKLIEKSIIKD
- a CDS encoding deoxyguanosinetriphosphate triphosphohydrolase → MYIRERNEETEKEVLSRYATLSKNTSGRKKYEEKCNIRTDFQRDRDRIIHSKAFRRLKHKTQVFIAPEGDHYRTRLTHTLEVAQISRTLAKALRLNEDLTEAIALGHDLGHTPFGHTGERVLNELHLGGFEHNKQSLRVVDFLEFRKEDRGLNLTLEVRDGILKHTGEDKPMTLEGKLVRFADRIAYINHDIDDAIRADILHIDKLPKDCIEALGYSHGERINTMISDIIENSLDMSNIQMSKGIKYYTDKLRQFMFENLYFNREAKKEDDKAQYILEELYSYYMKKFDSIPNEYREKDQNKEDVVCDYIAGMTDRYAINLFKEIFVPRPWRLY
- a CDS encoding tRNA (adenine(22)-N(1))-methyltransferase, which translates into the protein MKLSPRLQAIADLVPENKKIIDVGTDHGYIPVYLVENNISRDIIASDINEGPLESAKKYVQKKKFEKYIDIRLGSGLKVIEKDEVNMAIIAGMGGVLIEDILKDSFHVAESIDTFIFQPMVASIDLRKYLYENGFKIIEEKLAQEEDRIYEIIVASHGKTDLEDTLYLEIGKKLIENKDPLLEKFLEKRLKILEKILIDLEGKKSYRANKKYKEVMNRYKRIEGVKNLL
- a CDS encoding zinc ribbon domain-containing protein translates to MGQLELLWKLQDYDLKLEQYKKELLDLEQEKNIEKLTVRLKELEYDLINKKTQVEVDNAKMQRLNNKLKHINFDFKRLENKLYGGKISNIKQLEAIKNEQDEIKEKAMKIEDEILELMEKVDKNSEDIDNLHREYLEIRDTLEKRKKEIKINIEDLKVTIERQEELILNIKNKLDDSLLKKYTDAKKRKGRVVVRVEGDKCTGCHMAIPLSTLSKIKHSNKVNYCDNCGRVLYYTKED
- the rpoD gene encoding RNA polymerase sigma factor RpoD, translated to MGINKKDNKKGIEVVKGLIDRGKKKGMLTYKEIMDTLENIELSSEQIDEIYQSLEDMGIDIVGDKDDDILLEKSDTDNAEDESTENVLTVPKGISVDDPVRMYLKEIGKVPLLTAEEEIELAKSMEQGDERSKRKLAEANLRLVVSIAKRYVGRGMLFLDLIQEGNMGLIKAVEKFDYRKGYKFSTYATWWIRQAITRAIADQARTIRIPVHMVETINKLIRVSRQLLQELGREPLPEEIAKEMNLDEEKVREIIKIAQEPVSLETPIGEEEDSHLGDFIPDDDAQAPSEAATFTMLKEQLVEVLDTLTQREQKVLRLRFGLDDGRARTLEEVGREFDVTRERIRQIEAKALRKLRHPSRSKKLKDFLE
- the dnaG gene encoding DNA primase; translated protein: MPYNFDDEMIDEIREKNDIVDVISEYVDLTRTGSNYKGICPFHNEKTPSFMVSPNKQIFHCFGCGEGGNVITFIMKHLNMDFVDTLNLLASRVNIDIETKKTKRNKELEDRNKLLFNINKDSAKYFYENLQNNKKALSYIRERGIDESVIKSYGLGYALPDWSGLLEYLLHKGYKIKDIHSLGLIIQRKDKSGYFDRFRDRIIFPIINNRGSVVGFGGRIIEKNGQPKYLNSSDSPIFNKGYNLYGINILKKYARGKDVILVEGYMDVISLYKYGIRSSVASLGTSLTENQVKLIKRYGKDVYLCYDSDEAGKKATNRALEILKKEDVEAKVIVLKDAKDPDEFINKFGLERFYETMSNALPYMDFKIQLYKERHDLNISEGRIDFIKEIVTELKKIKSPVERDVYLDKISKETKVSKDSIKEELKYLPIRNYKDKYINKNNRDNNKDRIKPVINRLEPGYTIAEKNLLYLICKDKNIYESVKTQISPEDFITEEYKKIAERLYEYYENEEFLFKTFEKVLNDNLIGTLENIYNTQINIDASQKNKVLEDFIKTVKIKKLENKKVALKERLKEIDLMDSKSEGDVEKFKSICLQLINIDKELKLHQ